A stretch of the Medicago truncatula cultivar Jemalong A17 chromosome 5, MtrunA17r5.0-ANR, whole genome shotgun sequence genome encodes the following:
- the LOC11435063 gene encoding GDSL esterase/lipase At4g26790, which yields MGNICIVWLILITQMIMVTCNNENYVPAVIVFGDSSVDSGNNNMISTFLKSNFRPYGRDIDGGRPTGRFSNGRIPPDFISEAFGIKSLIPAYLDPAYTIDDFVTGVCFASAGTGYDNATSAILNVIPLWKEVEFYKEYQDKLKAHIGEEKSIEIISEALYIISLGTNDFLGNYYGFTTLRFRYTISQYQDYLIGIAENFIRQLYSLGARKLAITGLIPMGCLPLERAINIFGGFHRCYEKYNIVALEFNVKLENMISKLNKELPQLKALSANVYDLFNDIITRPSFYGIEEVEKACCSTGTIEMSYLCNKMNLMTCKDASKYMFWDAFHPTEKTNRIISNYLIPKLLAAFG from the exons ATGGGGAACATATGCATCGTATGGCTAATATTGATAACTCAAATGATCATGGTGACTTGCAATAATGAAAATTATGTACCAGCAGTAATTGTGTTTGGTGACTCCTCTGTTGATTCTGGAAACAACAATATGATATCAACATTTCTAAAGAGCAATTTTAGACCTTACGGTCGTGACATCGATGGTGGCCGCCCCACCGGACGATTTTCAAACGGCCGTATTCCACCAGATTTCATTTCTGAGGCTTTTGGTATTAAGAGTCTTATACCAGCATATTTGGATCCTGCTTATACTATTGATGATTTTGTCACTGGTGTTTGCTTTGCCTCTGCTGGAACTGGATATGATAATGCAACTTCTGCTATACTA AATGTGATACCACTATGGAAGGAAGTAGAATTCTACAAAGAATATCAAGACAAATTGAAAGCCCATATAGGTGAAGAGAAATCAATTGAAATCATAAGTGAAGCATTATACATAATAAGTTTAGGAACCAATGATTTCCTTGGAAACTACTATGGTTTCACAACACTAAGATTCCGTTACACAATATCACAATATCAAGattatttaattggtattgCTGAGAATTTCATTAGGCAATTATACTCACTTGGTGCTAGGAAATTAGCCATAACTGGTCTTATTCCTATGGGGTGTCTTCCATTAGAAAGGGCTATAAATATTTTTGGTGGCTTTCATCGTTGCTATGAAAAATACAATATAGTGGCTTTGGAATTTAATGTCAAATTGGAGAATATGATATCAAAGTTAAATAAGGAGCTTCCACAATTGAAGGCCTTGTCAGCAAATGTATATGACCTTTTCAATGATATCATTACAAGACCTTCCTTCTATG GAATTGAGGAGGTAGAGAAGGCATGTTGTTCCACTGGAACAATTGAGATGAGCTACTTATGCAATAAAATGAATCTAATGACATGCAAAGATGCAAGCAAGTACATGTTTTGGGATGCATTTCATCCTACTGAGAAGACAAATCGtattatctcaaattatttaaTCCCCAAACTTCTAGCAGCTTTTGGGtga
- the LOC11429701 gene encoding transcription termination factor MTEF18, mitochondrial — protein MGTLSLSLHNLNLFFLYNPNSTPQNSNFSHQNPNFLRQNPSSSISFKNSILNCSKSTQIPALSPPIYIKRATKIQAQRALFEYLHYTQNYTFSDAEFISKNSPHFIDFLISKINIPDDGDVFRALSRYLMYHPINEFEPFLESLGINHTKLEKFLPKGCYFLCDDSVLVDNFHVLCYHGVPRNRMAKIYTEAREIFGYGNGVLEKKFQAYEDLGLSKSSLIKLFVCCPLLLVGDVDSEFVVVLDWLKRIGIESKWFVNCMSSSNTYSWKRMIETLEFFHQVGYSEKHMYDLFKVDPNLLLEGLGRKLYLFLGRFIKSGVDVNVVCSCFIEHSDMLSSKRVENLMSVISFLYNIRMEQDDIAHVLSNYMHILSKHSIKGYRAVCMELGVPKADLCRIINDDPLELISLACKQKHKRSGGQSYCVPLSKLEKTAFLLKLGYIENSEEMEEAVKLFPGRGDQLQERLDCLVEAGLDCSTAIRMVKRVPKILVLKRNVIQKKIDFLKNTLGYPIECLVRYPTYFLQDVDRMSARVSMYEWLKERNAVSHALSLSTIVSYDEKRFVQVFVNMHPEGPTIWQRIKTLSNKDKNYQLLT, from the coding sequence ATGGgaactctttcactttctctGCATAATCTCAACCTCTTTTTTCTCTACAACCCCAATTCCacaccccaaaactccaatttcTCTCACCAAAACCCCAATTTCTTGCGCCAAAACCCATCTTCTtccatttctttcaaaaattccaTCTTGAACTGTTCAAAATCCACACAAATTCCCGCTCTTTCTCCACCAATTTACATCAAACGCGCCACGAAAATCCAAGCACAACGCGCTCTATTTGAATACCTTCACTACACACAAAACTACACTTTCTCTGACGCTGAATTCATCTCCAAAAACTCTCCACATTTCATCGATTTCCTCATCTCCAAAATCAACATCCCTGACGATGGCGACGTTTTTCGTGCTCTCAGTAGGTATCTTATGTATCACCCCATTAACGAATTTGAACCTTTTTTAGAGAGTTTAGGAATTAATCACACGAAATTGGAAAAATTTCTACCTAAAGGTTGCTATTTTCTTTGTGATGATAGTGTTTTAGTTGATAATTTTCATGTATTGTGTTATCATGGGGTTCCGAGGAATCGAATGGCGAAGATTTATACAGAAGCAAGAGAAATTTTTGGGTATGgaaatggagttttggaaaagAAATTTCAAGCTTATGAAGATTTGGGTTTGAGTAAATCATCTCTTATCAAGCTTTTTGTTTGTTGTCCTTTGCTTTTGGTTGGTGATGTTGATTCtgagtttgttgttgttcttgattGGTTGAAAAGAATTGGGATTGAGAGTAAATGGTTTGTGAATTGTATGTCTAGTTCAAACACTTATAGCTGGAAAAGAATGATTGAGACTTTAGAGTTTTTTCATCAAGTGGGTTATTCTGAGAAacatatgtatgatttgttcaAGGTGGATCCGAATTTGTTGTTGGAAGGTTTAGGGAGGAAGCTGTACTTGTTTTTAGGTCGGTTTATTAAGTCGGGTGTTGACGTGAATGTTGTCTGTTCTTGTTTCATAGAGCATTCTGATATGTTGTCGAGTAAGCGTGTGGAAAATTTGATGAGCGTTATTTCTTTTCTGTATAATATTCGAATGGAACAAGATGATATTGCACATGTTTTGTCTAACTACATGCATATCTTGAGCAAACATTCGATAAAAGGTTATAGAGCGGTTTGTATGGAGTTAGGAGTTCCAAAAGCTGATTTATGCAGAATCATAAACGATGATCCATTGGAGCTTATTAGTTTGGCTTGTAAACAGAAACATAAAAGGAGTGGAGGGCAATCCTATTGTGTCCCGCTTAGTAAATTGGAGAAAACGGCCTTCTTGCTGAAACTTGGGTATATTGAAAACTCTGAGGAGATGGAAGAAGCAGTAAAATTGTTTCCAGGGAGAGGTGATCAGTTACAGGAGAGATTGGATTGCCTGGTAGAAGCTGGTTTGGATTGTAGCACTGCGATTAGAATGGTAAAGCGAGTTCCTAAGATTCTAGTCCTGAAGAGAAATGTAATTCAAAAGAAgattgatttcttaaaaaacacTTTAGGTTACCCGATAGAATGTCTTGTGAGATACCCAACATACTTTTTACAGGACGTGGACAGAATGAGTGCAAGAGTTTCAATGTATGAGTGGTTGAAGGAAAGGAATGCAGTAAGTCATGCGTTATCCTTGAGTACCATAGTTTCATATGATGAAAAACGGTTTGTACAAGTCTTTGTGAATATGCATCCTGAAGGTCCAACAATCTGGCAACGTATAAAAACTTTATCAAACAAAGATAAGAATTATCAGCTCCTTACATGA
- the LOC11435064 gene encoding GDSL esterase/lipase At2g04570 has translation MEFQSKLLALCSLHILCLLLFHLNKVSAKVPAIIVFGDSSVDAGNNNFIPTVARSNFQPYGRDFQGGKATGRFSNGRIPTDFIAESFGIKESVPAYLDPKYNISDFATGVSFASAATGYDNATSDVLSVIPLWKQLEYYKDYQKNLSSYLGEAKAKETISESVHLMSMGTNDFLENYYTMPGRASQYTPQQYQTFLAGIAENFIRNLYALGARKISLGGLPPMGCLPLERTTNFMGQNGCVANFNNIALEFNDKLKNITTKLNQELPDMKLVFSNPYYIMLHIIKKPDLYGFESASVACCATGMFEMGYACSRGSMFSCTDASKFVFWDSFHPTEKTNNIVAKYVVEHVLAQFLE, from the exons ATGGAATTTCAATCAAAGCTACTTGCATTATGCTCCTTGCACATTTTGTGCCTCCTATTGTTTCATTTGAACAAGGTAAGTGCAAAGGTTCCGGCAATAATCGTGTTCGGAGACTCTTCCGTTGATGCCGGGAATAACAACTTCATTCCGACGGTTGCACGGAGCAATTTTCAGCCGTATGGACGTGACTTTCAAGGCGGAAAAGCGACCGGAAGATTCTCAAATGGGAGAATACCAACCGATTTCATAGCAGAATCTTTTGGTATAAAAGAATCTGTGCCTGCTTACTTGGATCCCAAGTATAATATTTCAGATTTTGCAACTGGGGTCAGTTTTGCTTCTGCTGCTACTGGTTATGATAATGCAACTTCAGATGTACTT TCTGTGATACCATTATGGAAGCAATTAGAGTACTACAAGGACTACCAAAAGAATCTAAGTTCATATCTTGGTGAAGCCAAAGCAAAAGAGACCATATCCGAATCAGTACACCTTATGAGTATGGGAACAAACGATTTCCTAGAGAATTACTATACCATGCCAGGAAGGGCATCACAATACACACCTCAACAGTACCAAACTTTTCTTGCTGGAATAGCTGAGAATTTCATAAGGAATCTATATGCTCTTGGTGCTAGGAAGATTTCTCTAGGAGGGTTACCTCCAATGGGATGCTTGCCATTGGAGAGAACTACAAATTTTATGGGCCAGAATGGTTGTGTTGCCAACTTTAATAACATAGCACTTGAGTTCAATGATAAGCTCAAGAATATTACCACTAAGCTCAATCAGGAGCTCCCTGATATGAAATTGGTGTTTTCAAATCCCTATTACATTATGTTGCACATCATAAAAAAACCTGACCTCTATG GGTTTGAATCAGCCTCAGTGGCATGTTGTGCTACTGGAATGTTTGAGATGGGTTATGCATGCAGCAGGGGCAGCATGTTCAGTTGCACAGATGCTTCAAAGTTTGTCTTTTGGGACTCTTTCCATCCCACAGAGAAAACAAATAACATTGTTGCAAAGTATGTGGTGGAGCATGTGTTAGCTCAATTTTTAGAATAA